Genomic segment of Aulosira sp. FACHB-615:
TTGCATTTTTCTTTAATCATCGACTTGCGGCGTGATGGTAGAACACAAGAAGCAATTGCTAGTGCGGAACATGCTTGTATATGCTTGCCGGATGATTATACTTTTAAACTGCTGAAATATTTAACAGTACCTAGCATTTATAATTATGTAGATGAAATAGAATTTTATCGTCAGCGTTACACCCAAGGCTTACAAGATTTAATTCAAAACACTAGCTTAAATACTCCAGAAGAAAAAATTAATGCCTTCAATGGTATAGGTCGTCTAACTAACTTTTATTTATCTTATCAAGCCCAAAATGACCGAGATTTACAACGTCAATATGGACAGTTAGTGCATGACATTATGGCGGCTAACTATCCCCAATGGGTTGCGCCTTTATCTATGCCAAAACTCCAGCCACAGCCAAAAATCCGCGTTGGCTATCTTTCACATTATTTACATTCTTATAGTGGCACATTATGGTTAACTGGTTGGCTACGTTATTGTAATCATCAAGACTTTGAAATTTACTGTTACTATACAGGTAATGACCCAGATCCAGTTACAGAACAATTTCAAGAATATAGTGATGTTTTTCACCATATTCCTTATAACTTGCCGGGAGTTTGTGAACAAGTAATTGCTGATAATTTACATATTTTAGTGTTTCCAGAAATTGGCATGAACCCACAAACAATGCAAATTGCTGCACTCAGACTTGCGCCTGTGCAGTGTGTAGCTTGGGGACATCCGGTAACAACTGGTTTACCAACAATTGATTATTTTTTATCAAGTGAGTTAATGGAACCGGAAAATGCCCAAGAACATTATTCGGAAACACTAATTCGTTTACCTAATATTGGTGTATCTTACCCCAAACCTTATATTCCGCCAATCATCAAAACTCGTTCAGATTTTCACCTTTCAGATGATGCGGTGATTTATTTATGTTGCCAAGCACCGTTTAAGTATTTACCCCAGTATGATTTTATTTTGGCAGAAATAGCCAGTCGCATACCGCAAGCTAAATTTGTATTTTTGCGAGGAACTTTACTTCGGTCGCGTTTACAACGTGCTTTTGCAGCGATAAGTTTAAACAGTGAAGATTATTGTGTATTTTTAAATATTCCCGATCGCCTAGATTATCTGATGATTAATTTATTATCAGATGTTTATTTGGATACTTTTACTTGGTCTGGTGGTAATACTACCTTAGAAGCGATCGCTTGTAATCTCCCTGTTGTCACTTGTCCAGGAGAATTTATGCGTGGTCGTCACTCAGATAGCTTTCTGAAAATGCTGGGAGTGACTGAAACCATCGCCGCCAATGAAGCAGAATATATTGATATCGCCGTTAAGTTGGGACTAGACTCAACTTGGCGAAACCACATTGCCGAAAAAATCAGCCAGCGTCATCATTTATTATTTGATGACCAGGCTTGTGTTGCTGGGTTGGAAAGTTTTTACAGGAAAGTGCTGAGTTTTGAGTGCTGAGTTTTGAGTGCTGAGTGCTGAGTGCTGAGTGCTGAGTGCTGAGTGCTGAGTGCTGAGTGCTGGGTTTGGAGTGCTGAGTAAATATTGTCTACTCCTGTCACCTATCACCTGTCACCTGTCACCTATCACCTGTCACCTATCACCTGTCACCTATCACCTGTCACCTCAAAACATTTACTCCTCTGCTTGACCGACGCGGCGAATATTGATGATGTCGCTCATTTTTTTAATTTGGACAAAGACTTGTTCAAGTTGGGAGCGATCGCGTATATCTATGCCTAAGTCCATTAATGCTGGTTGTCCACTGGCTGTTTTAAC
This window contains:
- a CDS encoding glycosyl transferase family 1, which gives rise to MISTTEELSNDSDFLNTNDINIIVFLDWSQAEDNLYQDLEKVIYAVNNHPASSQINLMIDISDVAEDVANLVLSGVLMNLLMADDADVSAGCEVSLVDSSDFQQWEMISHQVHARIILDNIHPASITNISEYAIDEFSTISIVQLIYDLANRLFQIGYWQGAIAQYQKLLGLQINNLEIYRNLIHCYRSSQQNEAYYTTLHQAIALYPTEGSLHFSLIIDLRRDGRTQEAIASAEHACICLPDDYTFKLLKYLTVPSIYNYVDEIEFYRQRYTQGLQDLIQNTSLNTPEEKINAFNGIGRLTNFYLSYQAQNDRDLQRQYGQLVHDIMAANYPQWVAPLSMPKLQPQPKIRVGYLSHYLHSYSGTLWLTGWLRYCNHQDFEIYCYYTGNDPDPVTEQFQEYSDVFHHIPYNLPGVCEQVIADNLHILVFPEIGMNPQTMQIAALRLAPVQCVAWGHPVTTGLPTIDYFLSSELMEPENAQEHYSETLIRLPNIGVSYPKPYIPPIIKTRSDFHLSDDAVIYLCCQAPFKYLPQYDFILAEIASRIPQAKFVFLRGTLLRSRLQRAFAAISLNSEDYCVFLNIPDRLDYLMINLLSDVYLDTFTWSGGNTTLEAIACNLPVVTCPGEFMRGRHSDSFLKMLGVTETIAANEAEYIDIAVKLGLDSTWRNHIAEKISQRHHLLFDDQACVAGLESFYRKVLSFEC